TGTGGCACAGCTGGAGTTCAGAGCTGCCCTGCCCACATCAGCATTTGGAGGCATCACTGATGTTTTCCTCCTCGTCTGCAGGCACATCAAGCCCCAGTGTGCGTTCCCACTGTAAAAATCCTGCAGCAACGCCCAGGGACCGCAACCACACAATCTCCCAGATGACTTACCAGGTCTGTTTTCTTATATCAGATCTGCAACAAGGAAGCACTCATGTTGCAGGAGTGCAGCCGGCCATTGTTTTAATTCGTCAAGGAGGAATTTAACAAAACCTACTGAGCTGCACCGAGAGTTATATTTATCAGCCATTCATGAGAACATAATCACAACACCAAAGCATGCTGGAGTAAAATCAATGCAACAATTCAAAATAAGAAGGCAATCAGCTGAACTCCTCTGCATGAATGACAggaatgtgctgctgcagagcaatGTTTCCAGTAAGACACGTTTTCCATTAAACAAAGGAATCAATCAAATGTTCATTTGCATAATTTGTACCTCACATAGGTTAATTAGCAGCAGCTCCATGCATGCTGAGTTGAactgcacacattcacagatgcTCCTTTTTCATTCGAATGACTCAGAAAATAACTGCCTCAtaaatacaaagacaaaaatataaatatttaatcaaACTAACAAACACAGGCAGTGAAAGGTGTTCCAGCGTCAGGGATCATTTCCAGTCCCTCTCTTGtgaatgaaatgctgcattcattcaACTTGTAAATGAGAAATTCTAACGCACTGAGTCACCGGCCAAACGCAATAACCTGACAGTGATTTCATGATGGGGAAGCGATGTTTGATCCTTCGAAGGAGATCATTGAGCCTACCTGAGTGTCCAGCCCTGCTCCGCTCTCTCCTCTCGCTCAGGGAGCTGTCAGAGAATGATGCGGACTAAATTTCTGTGCAGCGCTTGGATTCGAAGTCAGTCATTGCGCATGGTGCGTGTCACCCAGAGCCGTGTTTTTCTCTTCAGCCTGGAGGAGTAGTCTGCTGCCAGTGGCTCAGTGGACCTCCACAATGCGTGGGAACTCGTCTTCTATCCTGCGTGGAGGATGGAAAGCCCTTGGTACCCTGGGAAGGAAACCCCTGGATCTGAAGTGATAGCACTGATGCTGAAGTGGACGGTCATCACCTGATGCGATCGTCTCCGTAACAGCGCTCAGTGTCTAAATGTGTCTCATCATCCCTGCTGAGAAGTCATTTCTATAAGAACATGAATTGGTGATTTGTAACTGCGCTTTATCTCAttttaacatcatcatcacagcaaGAATGCGGTTGTTGAAAGTTATTCTGCTATTTGAAGGCAAAGGCTTTTAATAGAACTGAGCTTCTATTCTATTTTTATCTTAAGgtaatgctttttattttgtgtttatttttatcccGCATAACTACGGATCCTCAGAAATATCTTAGGATTTGGGCAGCAACCAATCAGACTACATAATTTGCTGGCACTTTTCCTTTATCCAGTCCTATGAGTTAGGTTTTTATAATGTTTTGCAGCAACAATTTAATCTCCAAAAATAACCACTGAAATTCTAACATCAGTGTCTCAGTTTAAAGCGCAAGCCTCCACTTTGATCATGCTGTGGAGACATTGCGCCATCTTATGGGTTAAGTATTCATTGCACCAAAAAACGGAGGAAATGCTTCTCTTTTGCCCATCTCGATCTGTGTCTTTACGTTTGATTCGGAAATGTGTGCAGACTGGTCatgactgttactgttactgcaATCTGACTGCAGAACATCCCCTATGAAAATACAGTTATGGTATAAATTAGGGAGTACAAAGTGCTCACCACAGAGCCGATTATTACAATCAATGTAAATGTGGGCACAGTTTTAAAATAGAATCCTTGATACAATCAGTTTCATCTTAAGAATGATATGGGTTCAGTTTCCATGTAGAGACCTGCAGAGGCTAGTCTTGAAAGTCTAGAGTtgaaaaaagtatttaaaaaaaaaacattatataTCTCCATTAAAGATGTTTTCTGCCTAGTTATAGAATTATAGTGATATATATAAGTACCATAATATAAGTACCATCAGTTGAATCGATACAAGGCACTCATTGTGAAATTATTTGGATTTCCATTATGAGACACACCGTGTGAGCGGTAACAGTTTATTCGCCACACCTACACACCCAGGAAAAGAGTGCAGGTGGAACAACAAATGAACCCCCTCCTACTTCCGTATTCGCATCACACTTTAAGAATACATGTTTGGGAAAATACTCATGTGTTGTGCACTAAAATGTTTAGATTATGTCCACTCCATCGGTAGCGGTATACACATGAGCCGCAGAAGTGCTTTAGTGAAGTTATTTAAAGAAGACTCAGTACGCATGCGCAACACAAATTAGTTATTCCTGCTGGCCAAAGGTGGATAGCTAAcctgttagctagctagttacCGTTATTTATGGTAATCTCAGACTGATGTACGATATCAGATGGGAAGGTGTCACAGGCTTGGAGAAATTATCTTTTGGGGTTGTGTTAATGGCGTTAATGGTGTAAATGATCTTGATATTGTATCCTCTTTGGTCACGTGATCGACAGCACCGCTGTGATCACCTGACTTATGTTGCAGATAAAGAAAGATGGCTGCCCATCTGTCGTACGGTCGAGTGAATTTAAACATTCTGAGAGAAGCAGCGCGAAAGGAGCTTCGAGAGTTTTTGGACAAGTGTGCGGGAAGCAAGGTAACGAACAGACATGAACATGTAACCGAAAACATGGCCGAAACAGCGACAGTTAGCCATAATCCATGTAACCTGAGCGCTATCGCCGAGCTGCCAACCGTCGACACGCCTTGCAAAATACATAATATTGCAGTAATTTAAagatatatttatattcagaGTGTGGATATATTCAAACACTACAGTCCTCTGACCGTGTAGCTACAGTCGTGTTTGCATGTTACGTATTCTTCCTTCCTGGTGGCAGCACATCAGTGTATTATAGCAAGCATTAGCTAAAAGCTAAATcaacactgacagcaaacaACAGGCAATTGTTCAGGTCTTGCTACTGATCCACAAAACTTTATGTTCCCTTGCTGTTTAGGCTATAGTTTGGGATGAATATCTGACGGGACCTTTTGGGCTGATAGCTCAGTACTCTCTGCTGAAGGTAAGTACTTCCTGTGCAGTTTTTGCACTGTAACATGGTTGACTAGTCCCAGGTGAGGTTTACATCTGAAGTGTTTGTTAATTCTAAGATCTCAAGCCCGTGCTGACTGTTTATTACTGTGTTTTTAAGGAACATGAAGTGGAAAAGATGTTCACCCTCAAGAGTGGCAGGCTCCCCTCGGCTGACGTCAAAAACATCATCTTCTTTGTGCGTCCCAGACTGGAGCTCATGGACATCATCGCTGAGAATGTATTCAGGTCTGTGTTTTAAAGCGGTGATGAAGGCATTTTCTCTGTAAGGCCGTCAAGTATTTTCAGGTGCTTTCGGTCAAAGCCGCCCACAGTATTAACGCCTTTGTCCTGGTCTGTGCTCCTTTCAGCGAGGACAAGATGCATTCGTCACGAGACttccacattttgtttgtgcCTCGGCGGAGCATGCTGTGTGAACAGCGGCTGAAGGAGCAGGGCGTGTTGGCCTCTTTCATCAACATTGACGAGTATATCCTGGACCTGATCCCCTATGACGGTGACCTGCTGTCCATGGAGTACGAAAGTGCTTTCAGGGTGTGTTCAACGTGTGCacctcatatatatatatcactaCTCTGCTGCTCTATGAATGAAGTAACTACGCATTCTTTAAGGAATTACTTTGATCATCAACTGTCATGATGAGTGTTCTCTCCCTTTTGTCTCTTAACAGGAGTGTTACTTAGAAAATGACCAAACCAGCCTTTACCACACAGCCAAAGGCCTCATGACCTTGCAGGCTCTGTATGGCACTATTCCACAGATATACGGCAAAGGAGAATGTGCACGGGTGAGTGCGGCGCGAGGTGGGATCATTGTGCATGAAAACCGATGGTCACTGTTATTCTGAAACTGCTCACAGATGGCGGCTCAGCAGCAGCCGAGTGAATGAATTTGTCTGAGAAAGGAATTGTCTCCTTGATCTCAGCATGTTGCCAACATGAtgctgaggatgaagagggagtTTGCCGGCAGTCAGAATCAGATCCTGCCCGTGTTCGACACTCTGCTCCTCCTGGACCGTAATGTGGACCTGCTCACCCCTCTGGCCACACAACTCACCTACGAGGGTCTCATCGATGAGATCTACGGAATCAACAACGGTTAGAAGAAATCTTTGTGACTCCTTCTCATCATGTGTGAATGCATGGTTATAACTACCTTAAgtctgcatctgtttgtgtgtttcttgtatgtcttcttctgcttttaatGTCCTTGTTTTTACTCCCTCTGTCTCAGGTTATGTCAAGTTGCCTCCTGAGAAGTTTGCACAGAAGAAGCAAGGTGAGGCGAGTAAAGATCTGCCCACAGAGCCCAAGAAGCTGCAGCTCAACTCGGCGGAGGAACTCTACGCAGAAATACGGGACAAAAACTTCAACGCTGTTGGAGCGGCGCTCAGCAAGAAGGCCAAAATAATTTCAGCTGCCTTTGAGGTCGGTCTCGCCTCATCTTTGCCGCTGTAGAATATCTTCCTGCTGTCAGATGACTTCAGTGTAGCGCTGCGCGATATGGCAAAAAATAAGATGATTAGTATCCTGAAAGTGAcctgaataaaacagaagatTCATCAGTCAAAGTTTAGAATATGACACGAGAAATAGAGTAAAGGTTTAACTGGACAGACGTGGCTCAGTTTAGAGTACATTTGGTGATAAAAGAATAGATTGAATGACCTCTAAATGTAAACAATTTAACACAGGCTCACATTTTCATACTTTCTGTGTGCTTGCTGGGATGGTACCTCCTCAGGTGATGGTAAAGATCTGCtgtgcttcctgtctttgttggCACTGACAGTCTAAATCTGTGCGTCGTTTTGAGATTTCCAAAGTACTTCCATATAACTCATGCAGCATTATCTTTTTGTCaataatttcagtttcatttcagtttaatgTTCATTGCAAGAATGTTAAAAATATGTCTTTGCAGTGTCCGATGCTTCCAGGGAGCAACATTACATCACTTCCAGACATCCCAGCTGATCTGATTGTAATCTCTGTGGCATTTAACCACAAAGGTCATAACATTCTGTAAATCCATGAGGTTAGGGGAGTGATGACAGTTACCCAGAGATAAGATAAAATGCAAATTGTTCAAGTAGAACGCCGAACGAGGCCAAACATATTAGCATTCTCTCGTCACCGCAGACCCTGCTGCATTGATTGCAGAACAAACTACATAAGTAGAGATTGTTGATAAGCAGAACTGTGCTCCATCAGAGGCGTAGTGAGCTTTCAGAGAGCATGAGCAggctgctcttcttctgcacGTTCCATTGGAAACGTTTTCAGGAGCGCaattgattttctgtgtgtgtgtgtgtgtgtgtgtgtgtgtgtgtgtgtattgtcgGTGTTTAGCCTGAAGGGAAACTAAAATAGTTTATTGAAGATGGGTTAAACTGTTTTGTCTACTCATATATGTAGTCGTAGGAGAAGCCGCGTCATAACCTTGTTTTTGAGAAATTTTAATTTCCTGCCACGTCCAAACCTGTTTTCCGTCTAAATTCATTTCCTGGTGTGCCGTATGATTGGCTTTTTGTGGCCATTAAATTGGACTCCatcatttaaatgctgtttttctgagctgcGGTATCAAACATATCAACAGCTCAGCCAGTTAAgtgatattttctgtctttcaggaaCGCCACAACGCCAAAACAGTGGGAGAAATAAAGCAGTTTGTGTCTCAGCTGCCTCACATGCAGGCGGCACGAAGCTCACTGGCTAACCACACTTCTATTGCAGAGCTGATCAAGGATATCACCAGTGCGTACATAAGCCCCTCTTTTCCCCTTTAAATGCTTTCCAGTGTATTCTGTTTGCGTTTTGGATCTAccttctgtcttctgtttctccTGGTTTTAAGGACTGTAGAATcccagatttcttttttctttcagcattgTGGCTTTAAGGTGTCGTCATTGTGATCAAATCTAACGTGTCTTGTTTCAGCATCTGAGGCCTTCTTCGATAATCTGACAGTGGAGCAGGAGTTCATGACCGGAGTCGACACAGACAAGGTTCTCTTCACCTGCCTGTTGTTTTTCTAATCTGTCATAAAAATGATTCTCACATCAATACGTCgagtttagtttagtttcaaTACGTCAGTTTCATATGATCTTACTAAAGCTCACTGAAGTCCTCACAATAATCAGATGCCTCATTGCATTTGGTATTTAAGTTTTGCATCTTCTGCTGATTTGAATTAGAATTTATGTACTTTTTCTATGGGTGCACTACAGCTCTGATGACTGTTCCATCACTGTCCAGGTGAACACATATATAGAAGACTCCATTGCACAGAAGGATCCACTGATCAAGATCCTGCGCCTGGTGTGTATGCAGTCAGTCTGCAACAATGGCCTCAAGCAGAAGGTGCTTGACTACTACAAGAGGGAGATTCTCCAGGTAAAGACATGAAGATTCGTtttgggctgcaactaatggttttcattatcagttaatctgcagattattttccagATTCATCAATGAATTGTTTAGTCAAGGAAATGTAAATTTCAAAGTGACATCTTTAATTTGGTTTAACagtcaaaacccaaagactcttcatttaatatcataaatgacaaagaaaagcagcacattctTACATTTAAGGGGCTGGAACCAGCCAATGGTTGACATTTTGCCTtgaaaaatgattgattatcaaaatggttggcaattaattttcttttgatcagctgattgattcaTGGACTAATCGCTGCAGCTTAGATTTGTTTTTGGCGGTCgtgtcttttctgtgtctgacaggttttttttagtaatgctctttttgtcttttgtgaaGACCTATGGTTATGAGCACATGCTAACACTGAACAACCTAGAGAAGTCGGGTCTTCTGAAGCCTCAGACAAGCTCAAGGAACAACTACCCCACTATTAGAAAAACCCTTAAACTGTGGATGGAGGACGCCAATGAACAGGTAGGAGATTtatgaagagaggaaagaagttTGAGGATTAAACTCAAACACTCTGGACGGTTTGAGGAGGATCTTgacctctttgtgttttttcactcCTGCAGAACCCCAACGACATCTCCTACGTGTACAGCGGCTACGCTCCACTGAGCATCCGACTGACCCAGGTCTTGGCCAGGCCCGGGTGGCGTAGCATCGAAGAGGTGCTGAAGATGCTTCCAGGCCCGCACTTTgaggagaggcagcagctgcCCGCCGGCCTTCATAAGAAACGTAAGGACCAGAACAAACCAGGTCTGCTGTTTGCCCTGCTGCTCACTGAACAGAAGAAAAGTAAACAGCCTCCCGCCTGCGACGTGCAGATAAGACACggctttgtttctgttcagtcaCATGCTGAACGGCAGCAGATTGATGACACAAAGCTGACAGCACCACAGAAGCACCGtcagtgtttgtggtttttctgCGAGCATACTGCGACCATCCATGCTTTCCTtcactttccctccatcttGTCGCTTTGGCAGTCGGAGGTGTTAAACTGATGTGAATAATGAATTAGATTACACGCTCAATTTGAAATGTGCTAATTAGAACTGAGTCTGGGCATCAGACAGTTGACTTGTTTCTACAGGCCTGCCTAACGCTGGGTTTGAAAGGTGATAATAGAGGACTCTAATCTAGGGGGAGGGTGATGGCTAAATTcgtgttttcacatttcaaagtaTGGTGCTTTAGCAGAAGCGACTTGGCCcttttttacattcagttttactGCATTAGAGTGAGCAATGGCAGAAATGTGATTGATTTGCAAGGTCAGATTAAGATTAATTGATTCAGACCAATCAGCGTCCTATGATGAACCACCGGTGGCTACAGGTGGGGGTGGTTTAGGTG
This Chaetodon auriga isolate fChaAug3 chromosome 5, fChaAug3.hap1, whole genome shotgun sequence DNA region includes the following protein-coding sequences:
- the vps33a gene encoding vacuolar protein sorting-associated protein 33A produces the protein MAAHLSYGRVNLNILREAARKELREFLDKCAGSKAIVWDEYLTGPFGLIAQYSLLKEHEVEKMFTLKSGRLPSADVKNIIFFVRPRLELMDIIAENVFSEDKMHSSRDFHILFVPRRSMLCEQRLKEQGVLASFINIDEYILDLIPYDGDLLSMEYESAFRECYLENDQTSLYHTAKGLMTLQALYGTIPQIYGKGECARHVANMMLRMKREFAGSQNQILPVFDTLLLLDRNVDLLTPLATQLTYEGLIDEIYGINNGYVKLPPEKFAQKKQGEASKDLPTEPKKLQLNSAEELYAEIRDKNFNAVGAALSKKAKIISAAFEERHNAKTVGEIKQFVSQLPHMQAARSSLANHTSIAELIKDITTSEAFFDNLTVEQEFMTGVDTDKVNTYIEDSIAQKDPLIKILRLVCMQSVCNNGLKQKVLDYYKREILQTYGYEHMLTLNNLEKSGLLKPQTSSRNNYPTIRKTLKLWMEDANEQNPNDISYVYSGYAPLSIRLTQVLARPGWRSIEEVLKMLPGPHFEERQQLPAGLHKKRQQGENRTTLVFFLGGVTYAEIAALRFLSQMEDSGMEYIIATTKLINGTTWVKSLMDRPESQTP